DNA sequence from the Paenibacillus azoreducens genome:
TGGGTACGTGAGCACCGGAAGGCCCGGCTGAATTCAAGATTCGATGCCGCATCCGCTTCCTGATTCACTCGTGTTAGATATAGAATTTATTCGTTATCAGCGAATGCTGATGAAATTCTATATCGCAAGAAAAACTTCCGCTAAACGCGGTCTGTCTTCTTCGAGAGTACGTCAATAGACGTTTTTCTTATCAAAAGCGGACTTTTTGAACAACCTCTTAAAGGTTCCTATTTTACGAGCGAGACGATTTTTTGCGCACCATCAGCCATGGAATCGGCAGGAACGATGTTCAAGCCGGAATCGGACAGAATTTTCTTGCCCAGATCCACATTGGTTCCTTCCAGGCGCACAACCAGCGGCCGCGTCAGTCCAAGCTGCTTCGCAGCTTCGACAACACCTTCGGCAATGACGTCGCAACGCATGATTCCGCCAAAGATATTGACGAAAATGCCTTTTACCTGCTCGTCGGAAAGGATGATCTTGAATGCTTCCGTGACTTTCTCGGTCGTTGCGCCGCCCCCAACATCCAGGAAGTTGGCAGGGTCGCCGCCGTAATATTTGATAATGTCCATCGTTGCCATGGCCAGGCCTGCGCCATTTACCATGCAGCCGATATTTCCGTCGAGAGCGATGTAGCTCAAGTCATATTTGGATGCTTCGATTTCTTTTTCATTTTCTTCGTCCAGGTCACGGAGTTCCTGAATATCCTTGTGGCGGAACAACGCGTTGGAGTCGAAGTTCAACTTGGCATCCAGCGCCATCACGTTGCCGTCACCTGTTACGACCAGAGGATTAATCTCGGCGATCGAACAATCTTTGTCCACGAATGCTGTATAAAGGGCCATCATAAATTGAACAGCCTTATTTACCAGTTCTTTAGGAATGTTGATGGCATAAGCAAGACGACGAGCCTGGAAAACCTGCAGTCCTACGGCCGGATCAACCACTTCTTTGAAAATCTTCTCAGGAGTTGCCGTAGCCACTTCCTCGATTTCGGTACCGCCTTCTTCCGAGCCCATCATGACGACACGGCCGGTTGCGCGGTCAACAACGACTCCCACATAATATTCTTTGCGGATATCGCAGCCTTCTTCGATCAGGAGGCGTTTCACTTCCTTGCCTTCCGGACCGGTTTGATGCGTAACAAGCACTTTACCGAGAATTTCTTCGGCATATGCGCGGACTTCATCAAGATTTTTGGCTACCTTGACGCCGCCGGCTTTGCCGCGTCCACCCGCATGGATTTGCGCCTTAACAACCGTAACCTGACTGCCCAGCGATTTTGCCGCTTCGACAGCTTCTTCCACAGTATAAGCAACCTTTCCGTTCGGAACGGCAACTCCGTACTGCTTCAATACTTGTTTTCCTTGATATTCATGGATATTCATTTACGGAATCCTCCTATCAACATGACTGCTACAAGGCGGGCTATCATCTTTTGGAAAATAATATAAACCCAAGCTATTGTATCATGTTTTTAAAACGCTTACCTTAATAAACTGAGTGCTCATCGACAGCTTTTTGATATCGATATAATCCGTTTAAGAGAATGTTTGGAAATTTTTTACATCTAATTTGGGATCAGCCGGATTTCCCGTCCCTTTGCATATTCACTTCATGTACCCGATCCAACAGCTTCTTGAACTCTGCTAATAGCCGGTTAAATTCGCCACCACTCATGCAAATTTCATTTGCCATCGCTTCCGGAACGATCGTGGCCCGATCTCTTAGTTTCACGCCTTCTTCAGTCAGGGTAATAATGACCTTCCGTTCATCTTCGGTGGAGCGTTCCCGGTTGATGAGGCCTGCGGCCTGCAGCCTTTTAAGCAGCGGAGTTAGCGTCCCCGAATCCAAAAAAAGCGCCTCGCCAAGCTCCTTTACGGTACATTGTCCCTGCTCCCACAGCACCATCAAAACCAGATATTGCGAATACGTCACACCCAATTTATCCAGATACGGCTGGTAAAATTTTGTGATTTCGCGCGAGCAAGCATAAACGGCAAAACATAATTGATTCTCCAGTTGAAGCTGGGGAATGATCTCTTTGGAATTCATGCTGCTTCCATCACCTGCCTTCAATTGCTAATATTATCACATGCAGCGAAAAATATTAACATATTCAATCTTTATGTTTACAATTAAATTGTTTGTTATTTATTTTGTGCGCAATTTTTCTATGTTTTATGAACCTGAAAGTTCTATGGGCGATAGCAAAGACCGAGGAGCCTTGGGGTGCATAACTGAGTGACTGCATGTTGCTATCAGAGCGTAGTATGGCGTTGCATGACAGGGGACAGCCGTTTGCTGGCACCAGTGCGCGGGGCGTGGCACTGCATGATGGAGGTCAATCGCTTGCACAGCTTCGTTTGTAAATCTAACGAAATGCGGGCTGTTATGGCGCACGGGCTTTTAAAGGGGCGCGGTGTCACTGCGGTTTGTGAGTTTTATCGAGGGGCGGAGTCGCTTTGGCGTGCGAGTTTTATCGAGGG
Encoded proteins:
- the sucC gene encoding ADP-forming succinate--CoA ligase subunit beta, whose product is MNIHEYQGKQVLKQYGVAVPNGKVAYTVEEAVEAAKSLGSQVTVVKAQIHAGGRGKAGGVKVAKNLDEVRAYAEEILGKVLVTHQTGPEGKEVKRLLIEEGCDIRKEYYVGVVVDRATGRVVMMGSEEGGTEIEEVATATPEKIFKEVVDPAVGLQVFQARRLAYAINIPKELVNKAVQFMMALYTAFVDKDCSIAEINPLVVTGDGNVMALDAKLNFDSNALFRHKDIQELRDLDEENEKEIEASKYDLSYIALDGNIGCMVNGAGLAMATMDIIKYYGGDPANFLDVGGGATTEKVTEAFKIILSDEQVKGIFVNIFGGIMRCDVIAEGVVEAAKQLGLTRPLVVRLEGTNVDLGKKILSDSGLNIVPADSMADGAQKIVSLVK
- a CDS encoding MarR family winged helix-turn-helix transcriptional regulator, whose protein sequence is MNSKEIIPQLQLENQLCFAVYACSREITKFYQPYLDKLGVTYSQYLVLMVLWEQGQCTVKELGEALFLDSGTLTPLLKRLQAAGLINRERSTEDERKVIITLTEEGVKLRDRATIVPEAMANEICMSGGEFNRLLAEFKKLLDRVHEVNMQRDGKSG